Proteins encoded together in one Anaerobaca lacustris window:
- a CDS encoding Gfo/Idh/MocA family protein: MKTDRHSSNSTQHKSSRRELLKWSGKAVAASALAGVGIPAVHAAGDDTIRLALIGCGGRGCGAVVDAFNSPNGPVKLVAMADFFENRLAGAHKTLSERYGARVDVPPDRRFVGFDAWRQAIDSLRPGDVAMLAGYAGFRPGQLEYAVDKGVNVFMEKSFAADPPGVRRVIRAGEAAEKKNLKIAAGLQCRHSRNRQELIRRIRDGQLGDIQLVRAYRMQPCGALGRRPETVKDLHWQIRNFTHFLWVSGGLFAEMNIHQIDEICWVKGDWPAAAHGVSGRAANSTDCGQNLDSFTIEWTFPDGAKGLDVVRWLPNCHTEFATYIHGTKCAAQFSGDTHEGTVHIYKDQRCERSNIVWRAPRETITPWQAEWDALLDAIRNDRPHNEAGRAALSNLADIMGRAAAHSGKVVTWDEAMASDFQFCPNIDDLTDDSAPPIQADAHGRYPVPVPGQWTEI, from the coding sequence ATGAAGACAGATCGTCACAGCTCGAATTCAACGCAGCACAAATCCTCACGTCGGGAACTCCTGAAGTGGAGCGGCAAAGCGGTCGCGGCGTCCGCGCTGGCAGGCGTCGGGATTCCTGCGGTCCACGCTGCGGGGGATGACACCATCCGCCTGGCCCTGATCGGCTGCGGGGGACGCGGCTGCGGGGCGGTGGTCGATGCGTTCAACTCGCCCAATGGGCCGGTCAAACTGGTGGCGATGGCCGACTTCTTCGAGAATCGCCTGGCCGGCGCCCACAAGACGTTGAGCGAACGCTACGGTGCGCGGGTCGATGTGCCGCCGGATCGTCGGTTCGTCGGCTTCGATGCATGGCGGCAGGCCATCGACTCCCTGCGTCCGGGCGACGTGGCTATGCTGGCCGGCTACGCAGGCTTTCGACCGGGGCAACTGGAATACGCCGTGGACAAGGGCGTGAACGTGTTCATGGAGAAGTCGTTCGCCGCCGATCCGCCGGGTGTACGGCGGGTGATCCGGGCCGGAGAAGCGGCCGAGAAGAAGAATCTCAAGATCGCCGCCGGCCTCCAGTGCCGCCATTCACGCAATCGTCAGGAACTCATCCGGCGGATTCGCGACGGGCAACTCGGTGACATCCAGCTCGTCCGCGCCTATCGGATGCAGCCGTGCGGGGCGTTGGGCCGCCGGCCGGAGACGGTGAAGGACCTGCACTGGCAGATTCGCAACTTCACCCATTTCTTGTGGGTCTCGGGCGGATTGTTTGCGGAGATGAACATCCATCAGATCGATGAGATCTGCTGGGTCAAGGGCGACTGGCCGGCAGCGGCGCACGGCGTCTCGGGACGCGCGGCCAACAGCACCGATTGCGGCCAGAACCTCGATTCCTTCACGATCGAATGGACGTTCCCCGACGGCGCCAAGGGGCTCGACGTGGTCCGTTGGCTGCCGAACTGCCACACGGAATTCGCCACCTACATCCACGGAACGAAATGCGCCGCACAATTCTCCGGTGACACCCACGAAGGGACGGTGCACATCTACAAAGACCAGCGATGCGAGCGCTCCAATATCGTGTGGCGCGCCCCGAGGGAAACGATCACGCCCTGGCAGGCGGAGTGGGACGCGTTGCTCGATGCGATCCGCAACGACCGTCCGCACAATGAGGCCGGGCGCGCCGCGCTGTCGAACCTCGCCGATATCATGGGCCGGGCCGCCGCGCATTCGGGCAAGGTCGTCACGTGGGACGAGGCCATGGCCTCCGACTTCCAGTTTTGCCCGAACATCGATGATCTCACGGACGACAGCGCCCCGCCGATCCAGGCCGATGCCCACGGACGCTACCCGGTGCCCGTGCCGGGGCAATGGACGGAGATCTGA
- a CDS encoding calcineurin-like phosphoesterase family protein yields MRLYGACVNLSSLFLVLCVCVLSGPLVASESTPCSTEDAKGRQTVVGIVFADKNTSGAFDEGDLPLANVRVSNGRAVVLTDAEGRYALPIDGDAEIFVIKPRDYQVPHSKDHLPQFYYLHRPNGSPETQFAGIAPTGPLPASVDFALTPKKEPEEFNVVVFGDPQPRNIEEIDYMMRDVVEELVADGIQETAAFGISLGDIAFDDLNTFAPLNAAIAQIGLPWINVLGNHDCNFDAPHVRRSFETFQRVYGPSYYAFDYGPAHFVVLNTVTWHEGQERRYYRAGLHEDQRAFVANNLAHVPKDTLVIFLMHIPFVDSTPWNEGELEAFYRIIEDRPHTLSFGAHTHSHKHRFLDEMNGWQGQRPHHHIIHGTICGAWWSGPQDGYGIPQTMMGDGTPNGYGILTVQGNAYRHRYKVFRRPGDFQMHIDVPQTPSAGNAERGTVFANIFNASPDADVRMRIGRKGTWLPMERTFQPDPVFLAYRARSDGVAERPWRDPPRPRDCRHLWSARLPEGLPAGTHVIEVQALNPDGQVFRGVRVVRIPQSG; encoded by the coding sequence ATGAGATTGTACGGTGCGTGCGTGAACCTGAGTTCATTGTTCTTGGTCTTGTGTGTCTGCGTACTGTCGGGGCCGCTGGTTGCTTCGGAGAGCACACCATGCTCCACAGAAGACGCGAAGGGCAGGCAAACCGTCGTTGGGATCGTATTCGCCGACAAGAATACCTCCGGCGCATTTGACGAAGGCGATCTCCCCCTGGCCAACGTGCGGGTCAGCAACGGCCGCGCGGTCGTTCTCACGGATGCCGAAGGCCGCTATGCGCTTCCGATCGATGGCGACGCAGAGATTTTCGTCATCAAGCCGCGTGACTATCAAGTTCCGCACAGCAAGGACCATCTGCCGCAGTTCTATTATCTGCACCGCCCGAACGGCTCGCCCGAGACGCAATTTGCCGGGATCGCGCCGACCGGCCCGCTGCCGGCGTCGGTGGACTTCGCGCTGACGCCGAAGAAGGAGCCGGAAGAGTTCAATGTGGTCGTCTTCGGCGATCCACAGCCGCGAAACATCGAAGAGATCGACTACATGATGCGAGATGTCGTCGAAGAACTCGTCGCCGACGGCATTCAGGAGACCGCTGCTTTCGGCATTTCGCTGGGCGATATTGCGTTTGACGATCTGAATACGTTCGCACCGCTCAACGCGGCCATCGCGCAGATCGGTCTGCCCTGGATCAACGTTCTGGGCAATCACGACTGCAATTTCGACGCGCCGCACGTCCGCCGGAGCTTCGAGACCTTCCAGCGGGTCTATGGCCCGAGCTATTATGCGTTCGACTACGGCCCGGCCCACTTCGTGGTGCTCAACACCGTTACCTGGCACGAAGGCCAAGAACGTCGCTACTATCGGGCGGGTTTGCACGAAGACCAGCGCGCCTTCGTCGCCAACAACCTCGCGCATGTGCCCAAAGACACGCTGGTTATCTTCCTAATGCACATCCCCTTTGTGGACTCGACCCCCTGGAACGAGGGAGAACTCGAAGCCTTCTATCGGATCATCGAAGATCGCCCTCATACGCTCTCTTTCGGCGCTCATACGCACTCGCACAAGCATCGCTTCCTCGACGAAATGAATGGCTGGCAGGGCCAACGGCCCCATCACCATATCATCCACGGCACGATCTGCGGCGCCTGGTGGTCGGGGCCGCAGGATGGATACGGCATCCCTCAGACGATGATGGGGGACGGAACGCCCAACGGCTACGGTATCCTGACGGTTCAGGGCAATGCCTATCGCCACCGCTACAAGGTCTTCCGTCGGCCGGGTGATTTCCAGATGCACATCGACGTGCCGCAAACGCCGTCTGCCGGCAACGCCGAACGCGGCACGGTCTTTGCGAACATCTTCAATGCCTCACCTGACGCCGACGTCAGGATGCGCATCGGCCGCAAGGGAACGTGGCTCCCGATGGAGCGGACGTTCCAGCCGGATCCGGTGTTCCTTGCGTACCGGGCCCGCAGCGACGGCGTCGCCGAGCGGCCCTGGCGCGATCCCCCTCGGCCCCGAGACTGCCGGCATCTCTGGTCGGCTCGCCTGCCGGAAGGACTGCCCGCAGGAACGCACGTCATCGAGGTTCAGGCGTTGAACCCGGACGGCCAGGTATTCCGTGGTGTCCGAGTGGTTCGTATCCCTCAGTCCGGCTGA
- a CDS encoding polysaccharide lyase family 8 super-sandwich domain-containing protein has protein sequence MKHQSLSLRFLMSGAVLLLATCSLPAASSGTGTADRDLEIVRDRIIAYVMRANVDADRVERMLNALAPGGHWPGIDYEDVSRTGFQHSEHLNNMLHMARAYKKPGNRFTGNQDLKRAIHSAFDFWIEHDFRCENWWWNDMGTPLSIINLMLTMDNELTEPQRREGLRIAGRAHMQSAGARPGGDLIRVATIWGKRGVFMRDTAVLEEVVGIIASEMKTTTGRGLKPDLSHHHRHDNVICTLSYGMYLPSQFATWALFIDGTRFSFPKPATELLVDFFLDGVCRSMVYGRYPDPGAKNRGISRTGALSPAGPQIAEDLYRVSHYRGDELKAIAEIRREQKEPDLRYTSFFWHSEYFIHQRPDWFASVRMHSARNHNMEYPHNEEGLKNHHYADGSNFLTRTAQEYVRIFPVWDWQRIPGTTVVQKPELPHWNQIAKKGRTAFVGGVTDGQYGAAAFDFESPHDPLKARKAWFFFDDEYVCLGSGITAEADGPVNTTISQRYLVGDVSVGRGGTTAALGRGEHALSGVTWVHHDNVAYVFPSAEELRIRHTTSTGSWRQISHQAWASDREIHAELFALWFDHGERPRNGSYHYIVVPGLELSAVESYRSGLPVKILANTTSLQAVRHERLDMIQVVFYEAGQMDLGEDLSLSTDKPCMVMVKGRGGRIETITVSDPSRIHEALYITLRGLRIEGAGDNWTVTWNEKDNVSRIAVDLPPAEWAGKSVVLGIPL, from the coding sequence ATGAAACATCAAAGTCTGTCTCTCCGTTTTCTGATGAGTGGGGCGGTCCTGCTTCTTGCGACGTGCTCTCTGCCGGCCGCGTCGTCCGGGACCGGTACGGCCGATCGTGACCTTGAGATTGTACGCGACAGGATCATTGCCTATGTCATGCGGGCCAACGTGGATGCGGACCGTGTCGAGAGGATGCTGAACGCGCTCGCCCCCGGCGGGCACTGGCCCGGCATCGACTACGAAGACGTGTCTCGCACGGGGTTCCAGCACTCCGAGCACCTCAACAACATGCTCCACATGGCCAGGGCCTACAAGAAGCCGGGCAACCGCTTCACGGGCAACCAGGATCTGAAGAGGGCGATCCACTCGGCCTTCGATTTCTGGATCGAGCACGACTTTCGATGCGAGAACTGGTGGTGGAACGACATGGGGACTCCTCTGTCGATCATCAACCTGATGCTGACGATGGATAACGAGCTGACGGAGCCCCAGAGGCGGGAGGGGTTGCGGATCGCCGGCCGCGCACACATGCAATCGGCGGGCGCCCGGCCCGGCGGCGACCTGATCCGCGTGGCCACGATCTGGGGCAAGCGGGGTGTGTTCATGCGCGACACGGCGGTCCTGGAGGAGGTCGTGGGGATCATCGCCTCCGAGATGAAAACGACCACGGGGCGTGGGTTGAAACCCGATCTGAGTCACCACCATCGCCATGACAACGTCATCTGTACCCTTTCCTACGGCATGTATCTTCCCAGTCAGTTTGCCACGTGGGCCCTGTTCATCGATGGCACGCGGTTCTCGTTTCCCAAGCCGGCGACGGAGTTGCTCGTCGACTTCTTCCTCGACGGGGTGTGTCGGTCCATGGTGTACGGCAGGTATCCCGACCCCGGGGCGAAGAACCGCGGGATCTCGCGCACAGGGGCGCTGAGTCCGGCAGGCCCGCAGATCGCGGAAGACCTGTATCGAGTCTCCCATTATCGCGGAGATGAACTGAAGGCCATCGCGGAGATCCGCAGAGAGCAGAAAGAACCCGATCTTCGCTACACCAGTTTCTTCTGGCACTCCGAATACTTCATTCACCAGCGGCCGGACTGGTTCGCCTCCGTACGCATGCACTCGGCGCGGAACCACAACATGGAGTACCCTCACAATGAAGAGGGTTTGAAGAACCACCATTATGCCGATGGCTCCAATTTCCTGACGAGGACGGCGCAGGAGTACGTCCGGATCTTTCCCGTGTGGGACTGGCAGCGGATTCCCGGCACCACCGTCGTCCAGAAACCTGAACTGCCGCACTGGAACCAGATCGCCAAGAAAGGTCGCACGGCGTTTGTGGGAGGCGTGACGGATGGGCAATACGGTGCGGCTGCCTTTGACTTCGAGAGTCCCCACGATCCGCTGAAGGCCCGCAAAGCGTGGTTCTTTTTCGATGACGAGTATGTGTGCCTCGGCAGCGGCATCACAGCCGAGGCCGATGGTCCCGTGAACACCACCATCAGCCAACGCTATCTCGTGGGGGATGTCTCCGTGGGCCGTGGCGGTACGACGGCCGCGCTTGGCAGGGGCGAACACGCCCTCAGCGGGGTTACATGGGTGCATCACGACAACGTGGCGTATGTCTTCCCTTCCGCCGAGGAATTGCGCATCAGGCACACGACCTCGACAGGCAGTTGGCGGCAGATCAGCCACCAGGCATGGGCGTCCGACCGGGAGATCCATGCCGAGTTGTTTGCCCTGTGGTTCGATCATGGGGAAAGGCCACGGAACGGCAGCTATCACTATATTGTCGTTCCCGGACTGGAGTTGTCGGCTGTTGAGAGCTATCGGAGCGGCTTGCCGGTGAAGATTCTCGCGAACACCACGAGTTTGCAGGCCGTCCGCCACGAACGCCTCGACATGATTCAGGTGGTGTTCTACGAAGCAGGTCAAATGGATTTGGGGGAGGACCTGTCCCTGTCCACAGACAAGCCGTGCATGGTCATGGTCAAGGGACGTGGAGGGCGGATCGAGACGATCACCGTATCGGATCCTTCGCGGATACACGAGGCTCTTTATATCACGTTGCGCGGTCTGCGTATCGAGGGCGCCGGTGACAATTGGACTGTCACCTGGAACGAGAAGGACAATGTCAGCCGGATCGCAGTCGATCTTCCCCCGGCCGAGTGGGCCGGCAAGAGCGTGGTGCTGGGTATTCCGCTATAA